DNA from Flavobacteriales bacterium:
GCCCTCGATGAGGTCGATGACGTTGTAGGTGACCGGATAGGTCACGTTGTCGTACATCTCGGTGACCACGCTGAGCGAGGTGAACAACTGGATCACGCCGAGCAGCATAACGATGATGAAGACCGGTCCCGTGACCACGGCGCGCAGGTCGCTGCCCACCTGCCGCATGAACTGGCGCCAGCGGTCCGATGCGCCATAGCTGCGGGCGGCCTTGGGCAGCACGGTGGCCTTCGTCACCACGCCTTCCTGTTCAACGGCAACGGCGCCGGCCTTCTGCTTGCGTTCGTGGAAGCTGAAGCGCCAGTAGCCGAAGAGGAACACGCCGATGGAGATGGCGATCCACAGCAGCCGGTTCCACAACAGCACACCGTCCATGGGCAGCAGCAGCGTGTTCTTCTCGCTCACGGTCCAGTACTTGGTCACCTTGTCGGCCGCATTGCCGCCGAAGGGGTCCAGCAGGGCGCCGACCAGCTCGTTGTCCAGGTCGCTCATCAGGCTCTGCGAGATCAGGTAACCCACGATGAGGACGATGGCCGTGACGAAGCTGGCGATGGTGCTGCGCGTGAGCGAGGCCACCGCGAAGATCACGGCCGCTGCGAAGAGCACGTTGGGCGCGGCGATGAGCAGGAAGCCCTGCAGATGTGGCGCCAACAAGTTGGGGCCGATGCGCAGGGGGTCCAGCCATGGCATCCAGCTGCCCACCACGATGCCTAGGCTGATGCCCAGCATGGGGATCAGCGCGATGAGCGTGCTGCCGATGAACTTGCCCACCAGGTACTGGGTTTTCGTCACCGGGGTGCTGAAGACGATCTGCGCCGTGCGGTAGTGGAAGTCGCGGATGGCGGCGGCATTGACGAACGCGGTGACCATGAGCAGCCCGAGGAAGCTCATGATCGTGTAGAAGTTGTAGACCACGTTCGGGGCATTGCGGTACACATTGCCCGAACTGCCGCCGATCACGATGTTCTCCGTGGCCGTGGCCCCGAAGGTCATCAGGGCCAGCAGCAGCAGGAAGATGTACACCATGGGCTGCCTGAGCGCATGGCGCACCTCGAAGGCGAGGATCCGGTACAGCATCAGGCAGCGGGTTGAAGGTCTGCGGTGCGGATGGCGCTGAAAAAGACGTCCTCCAGGTTGGGCTCAGCCGGGGCGAAGCCTTCCTCCGGACGCGTATCGCTGAGCACGTGGATGATGGGGCGCCCGGCCACGAGCTTGTTGCTGATCAGCAGGTGCCGGCGGTCGTGGTCCTCCAACTCGCTCTTGGCGATGGCCTTCTCCCACACCCGTCCGTTCAGTTCCTTCAGGGCATCGGCGGGGGCACCGGAGTACAGCAACCGGCCCTTGTTGATGATGGCCATGCGCGAGCACAGCTCCTGCACATCCTGCACGATGTGGGTGCTGAGGATCACCACCACGTTCTCGCCAATCTCGGTGAGCAGGTTGTAGAAGCGGTTGCGCTCACCGGGATCGAGGCCGGCGGTGGGCTCGTCCACGATGATGAGCTTCGGTTCGCCGATGAGCGCCTGGGCGATGCCGAAGCGCTGCTTCATGCCACCGCTGAAGCCCGCGATCTTCCGCTTGCGCTGCTCCCACAGGTTCACCTTCTGGAGCAGTGCCTCCACCAGGGCCTTGCGCTCGCCGTTGTGCGTGATGCCCTTCAGCAGGGCGATGTGGTCCAGCATGTCGGCGGCGCTCACCCGGGGGTAGACCCCGAACTCCTGGGGCAGGTAGCCGAGCACCTTGCGCACCTCGTCCTTTCGCTTCAGCACGTCAAGGTCACCGAGCATCGCGGTACCGGCATCGGCCTCCTGCAGGGTGGCCAGGATACGCATCAGGGTGCTCTTGCCTGCGCCGTTGGGCCCCAGCAGGCCGAACATGCCGGTGGGGATGGTGAGGCTCACGTTGTCCAGCGCTTTCACACCGTTGCCGTAGGTCTTGCTGAGGCCGTTGATGACGAGTTGCATGCAGAGGTGGGGGTTATGCAGGTGTGAAGATGGAGCGCTCCCCCGAACCGTCAAGTCGGCCGTGTATGGGCGGTGGAGGCTTGGGATGGACG
Protein-coding regions in this window:
- a CDS encoding ABC transporter ATP-binding protein, producing MQLVINGLSKTYGNGVKALDNVSLTIPTGMFGLLGPNGAGKSTLMRILATLQEADAGTAMLGDLDVLKRKDEVRKVLGYLPQEFGVYPRVSAADMLDHIALLKGITHNGERKALVEALLQKVNLWEQRKRKIAGFSGGMKQRFGIAQALIGEPKLIIVDEPTAGLDPGERNRFYNLLTEIGENVVVILSTHIVQDVQELCSRMAIINKGRLLYSGAPADALKELNGRVWEKAIAKSELEDHDRRHLLISNKLVAGRPIIHVLSDTRPEEGFAPAEPNLEDVFFSAIRTADLQPAA